One window of the Hypanus sabinus isolate sHypSab1 chromosome 13, sHypSab1.hap1, whole genome shotgun sequence genome contains the following:
- the LOC132403447 gene encoding C-type lectin lectoxin-Lio2-like: MLTMVSTQLVPISCPISSKFHPCLYLFKFFLKDTIIPASTTSSGASSTYFWEGNFTWIDGTDYTYTTWVGGQPDDYQSNEDCVRIDYFTGTPYWNDLSCDTNLGLVGAYKLHCI; the protein is encoded by the exons ATGTTAACCATGGTGTCCACCCAGCTGGTCCCAATTTCCTGTCCCATTTCCTCTAAGTTTCATCCATGCCtgtacctgttcaagtttttcttaaaagacactattatACCTGcttcaactacttcctctggagCTAGTTCCACATACTTTTGG GAAGGGAATTTCACGTGGATTGATGGAACTGACTACACTTATACAACATGGGTTGGAGGTCAGCCTGATGATTACCAAAGCAATGAAGACTGTGTGCGGATTGATTATTTTACAG GTACTCCATACTGGAATGATTTGTCCTGTGACACGAATCTTGGTCTTGTTGGTGCTTACAAACTTCACTGTATTTAG